A window of Misgurnus anguillicaudatus chromosome 3, ASM2758022v2, whole genome shotgun sequence genomic DNA:
aaaatagagcatgacagctacgaagccaacacacaaaaaaatacagaatgggcatttaaacttctcaaagactggctaaaagagaaaaaatggagacagacaagtatgaagcagaggatcttaataaggtattacgatcattttatgcatctgtgcaaagtttcgcggaaggataaaaatgttaatttaaaacaaatatgccaataaaacgtttcaaattcatattcatgtccagtttttttttttatgtggcaagtagccgtgtaataagcgggataatgtagaggcagccggtagttattgggaaataagccccttcagtgtgatacgggaccctccgcttcgcgtcgggtcctggtCGCACTGTCGGGGCTTGTTTCCCAGTGACtgccggctgcctctacattatcccttacataacacACAATGCACATAGATTCCCATGACaccctgaacacatattttgtttttttgaggagGAACAGGCCGCCACTGGTTAATGGTAAtgcaatagtttttttttataaaacaacgctaaagttttgcgcaaacCTTTAATGAAAACACAGCTTCCGATAAGATCAATactcgggtgattctcacgaaaccattgaaacaccacggcactaatgattttagctttaaaatgtgtaatatagtaacattaaaaagcatcagaattaacacaatactgtgttctaccttgcacaatgtgtgatttcaacatacgaatttataattgtaaattttatctcattttctgctgaaattctcattaccttaatgtgtccggctgtgtttgaacatgcgctatgttgtaatttaatcaaattaacacaaaaatattaagaaaaaaaaataaatggatgttttgctagactactttagatgacagaaaaaatatttactaaaatattcatgtataataataatgaagaaaaattaggaaaatgatgtgtccatgcctgatgttctcatcctccgcaacactttttgagaacatgtttaagcacacatacagaattttaataaagtttgattttgagtgaccaagcacatggaccagttacttcaagatggcttccaggtaagatcattttttttacagttaatttgaaatattgtcttgtcagaatgcttacacgacattttgattatcattaccgcaacagatgcttattaaatgttaatttaattaatagaagcataatactttgattttaaatgcatgtgcagaatctccaaattatgttctttcaggtttgtcatgtcattttgaaaatatgtcagtgttgatgttttctgactgttgcagtaatgagaatttttaggactaatttttaaaattatgttacaaaaagtgttaaaagtttttaaattaatgttcccatttactccaggctttgtttttcaatgtctggtgggaaaaaagtaaatttaagcaatttttacattttcatgcttgacatttttaaaaccaagttttcgtgagaatcacccgctcagtaaatattatatatatatcaaagttatattttcacagaatgttctttacatcatgtaagatgtttttatgtagaaaaccataatcacaaaaatgacttcagctgggttttcacaggcagggtaaCAATTTAGGAAGATTAAAATTCATTTTCTCCAGTAAAGCACGGATATTGTCAACAGTGTAGCTTACAAACGACACAATTATAGCTTAATAATCTTCTACAACAGCTTTACATCTTATGTATAATTCTCAATTTACATACCAAACTCAACTGGGATCCACATAGAATCCCTCATTGCTAATTAAACTTGGCATTCTCATTTCCTGCATCCAGTGGGTTAAAGGAAGTCATTTAGTGCTGAAATGAACAGACATACAGTACGTCTTCAACTTCAAACAGAAATACATCAGAAAACCCATAACTTCTATGAGTCATCTCTTTTTGCCTTAAAGCAACTTTAAGCAATTTTCCTTCAGGTCACGTATGAAAATAAGAGGATGTTTTTTCAGATTGATATAACATCATCCAAGCGCTCTGTACACTTTAATTCTGCAGATCATTCGAGCTATATatgcaatatttattttttatctacaAGAGTATTGACTGATCACGTATTACATTCAGTTGGCAAGGTTTGCAAAGATTATAGCTTCACAAAATAAACATCGTACAGTACAGTTGTCACATTTTCCATCACAGTACTTACATCTATGTTGTCATATTTGCTCATGCACTCTTGTTAATAGGGTTACGTGAGGAAACAAGTGAGGCAGCCCTTGTCCTTTCCCTCTGTATGTGTCGagtgcagtgatttttgtgctATACTTTACATTAAATATGAAACACATTCATATTGGTTTTATATGAAAGTCCCTCGTGGTTTCACAAAGCGTAGCTCTTCGTGTTCAAACTGAATTCATATCTCCTCCGCTGTTGTTAGTCCAAAGGTAAGCCTTGCTATTCCCCTTCCAAATTACTTTCACCTGAAAGGAGAGGCAGGTTGCTGTTAACACTTTATCAGAGCCATTCGAGTGCATGACCTAACCGTAAACCGTACGTCCACATGAGTTAATGCTTACAGATCTCTTCTAAGGTTGatgatatttatatatctaatGTATAAACATATCCCATCCAACCACCGCACGGATCTTGCTTACACACTGTGATGAGACTGACGATAAGAAGATGGATCTTGCATGTGGATATCATTGGGAATTTCCCTCAGACGTCCGTTGCATTGAGACGCGGCGTCACCATATCTTGGGCTTCCAAGGCCTTTTCGCTTTTTTTGCGGACCACCGTGGCACCCTGGGCCTCGGCGTGCAGGGAATCCAGCCGCTTCTGGCAACGGAAGACGGCGACGAAGGCGCTGCGGTAGTTTCGGTTCATCCAGCCGTAAAGAAGCGGGTTGGCGAACGTCGAGCACATCGCCACGATGTGGAAAACGGTGTAGAGTAGGCGGAAGTCCTTCATGATCAGGACGTTACTGTCGATGTCGGTGGCGAGCTGGAAGGCGTGGAACGGCAGCCAGCTGAATGCAAACACCACAACCTGAAATGGACAGGTCATTTTATTAAGCATTCACTTTTAGATCTTACTACAACTATTTATATTATCCATTTCCATTTTGTCAatagcttttatccaaagcgacttgcagtgcattgaGTATGCGCATTTATTGAGCATTGAACCGTTACTAGCAGCATACAAATAACTCAATCAATACTTCTTATGTGAAAAACCTCTTCAGAGTGTTGTGTTTTGTATGTCAAAAAACTATTTTACATGGCTTGCACTCAGGATTGAGGACAAAATTCTACACACCATCATCACCAGCATCTTAGTGGTCTTGCGACGGTGCTGGTGCCTGTCGTTGCGGCCAGCTGGGCCGACGTGGTTGCGGAGTTTACTCCAGATACGGATGTACGCGAAACAGATGACGGCTAGAGGCAATACGTACTGCAGCAACAGCATAGAGATTCTGGAGAAACAACGTTAGACAAATATTAAGTAAAACATATGAACTTATGTGGAATgataattaaaagttgtgattttctagaccgatatggctaggaacaaTACTTTCATTCCGGCgaaataatcaaggactttgttgatgtaacatggctgcagcaggtgtagtgatattaggCACTGTcccaaaatagtccccttggttactttcgaTAGCAGTGggctattttcaggcactgcgtaatatcattgtgcctccacCAGCTaggttacagcagcaaagtccttgattattacgccagaatgagagtatagttcctacccatatcggcctagaaaatcgcaacttttaattttctgtcggtcttagtaagTACAGGTGATAGTAGTCAGGTgatgttactacagaagagtcaaattttaaataggaaaaatatccaaactggtttgggagtacttcgactcgcctgaaaagtccgctccccttctcactctcataatgggagagggagggtgttactgcgccgagtcgaggtACTGCCAAGGGTGCTATtgcgccatacaatatagttcctcttttaaatctgcttagaaaagcgctgcgttttgttttgtaccaccaaacttgctcgtataactgcTCGTCTTGAATAGGAGgagcgttgatgtgtttggtcacttctaactttctCTAGATggtgccattgaatgaatggggctaagctaaatgctatcgaagcgtcgcagcgcgctccagcgcttacgtgcatgcacacagatgatagagggatgtatcaacaattcttagttaagctaataacatattttaatattgaaaatgagtagactattcctttaacttttcaagcggcaacgcatGCGTTAgtcaatcagatcgccttatgcaaataacctaggcagagtcagccaattacatttatggaagACCAGAGCAATTGTTTTggggccactgtgattggctgttggccacgcttcagacaagcgttaatgctgcgttcagaccagccgcggtagaggtgtcaagcgtgagtgatttcaatgttaagtcaatttaAAGATGCGTTGATGAACGTcttgcggcgcgaatgaggcgtttagcgggGCAGaagcgattccgcctcattcgtgcgTCTAATTTGCGCGAATTGAGCTTTGCCGCGGCAAACGCACGAGTTAAAAAACTTGAACTTTGGTGTAAAAACGCACCGCGTTAACCGATCAGGAGCTTGCGCTAGTAGTAaagtgattacaggaagcgagcggagtcacagaagcccctcccatgacgcgaattttcgcatgaatgtctcgatgactagaattttacaCACGGCTTTCacacgcaaatgaagcgagtaaactcaaaatgttcaagcggcaaactatgACTATGAGACTTGCATGCATCAGTTGACctgaaaatgtgtaaaaactgttttcatttGAGTTTTGCGAAATACAACTTTTCCGAATTGCCTGAAAACTGCATGAGTAAAGAGTTTTTGCAATATATGGGAGTCATTGTGAAACTGACATGTTTCCATTGGCCGTATTTTAAATTCGCAAGGTCAATTTGCACATTTAAAGGgcaatggaaacgcagctactgtGGCAAAGACAAACCTTACATTTATCAGAGAATATGCTTTCAGAGAAAATGCTTTAGCTATTCTGTACTACAGATTAACCATTGTGCGAAAAATATATCCTTTTTAAAATGGATACATTTTTTCTATGCTTTTAGTGTGATATCTATGATTTGCATCATAAATATGTCCTGTTTTATGTTTGCttcaatggtaaaaaaaatcatgacccTGTGAAATCAAGGATTTATGTCTCATAATCATCTAATGGTGAGATAAGGAGCATcgaagtttgatttcacattgatttcaatctttgacagaTGACCTTACTAAGTCAATatttaagatatcaaggttatagatatataaatcacaaaaaatagcTTTAAATAGAAAGCTGGTTTTTCACaagcagggtcacaaatatagGCTACTGGTATatgaatattatatatatatgtatacaaaTCTGTTGTGTTTTCGGTCCAATTCGGTTGctctttcaaaatgaaagtgTCAAATAGATTTCATTAACGTATCAGCATGTTTTTAGTAATTATAAAGATCTGAGAACCTGAAGCTCGATTTACTCTCTATTTAATCTCATTGTTCTCCAACTGAGAAATTACAAAGAATTCATTTCCTTCACAGACAGCTCAATAAAAATACTCACGAGTATAGTGTGCCATCTGTGCTACTTCCAGGCCACTTCTCTGTGCAAACTTCGATGGACTCATCTGGAGAGAGCTCCACAATCCCATACTCCCTAAAGATAGCCAGGGGGCTTGCCAGAACAGCACTTATCACCCAGGTGAAGGCAATGACCAGAAAGCACGTGTCCTTCGACATTCGAGTATCTAGGTGATGAATAATGCATTTGTGTCGATCCAGCGCAATTACGTTTAGTGTAATCGTGGAAACGTGGACAGCGAGACCTTGAGCATATGGAAGAGTGAAACAAAGCACTTGTCCAAACTTCCATTCTCCCAGTAGAGTATAAGCCAGAGTAAATGGCAGGCACAAAGTGTTGACGAGCAGATCAGCCACGGCCAGGTTTGCAATGAAGAAGTTGGTGACGGTGCGAAGTGTCTTAAATTTGTAGATCACGTAAATCACCAGAGAGTTCCCAACCACGCCCAAAAGAATGATGGTACAGTACGCCAATATCAGCACCACCTGGACACCGAGAAGCTTGGTGCTGTCTCCAAGCTCTAGCAGGGGATGGTTCAGGGTCACATCAGATGAATCCTCACCGATGGTCGGGTCTTTGCTCCCAGCGGAGCCATTGATTAAACTTAAGGAATCCATTTGTCACATGGCCATGTTATGCTGTGGAGAAAGACCAAGATTTGCCCTTAGGTTTGACATCTACAAAAAGGTGAGATAGATAGACCAGAATTTACAAAATGACATATAAAACATGCTTTCCAAATGTGGAAATTGGACGTATATACAATCAAAGggaatgcattaaaaagagaacCAGGTTTGCATTCATATCACACTCACCAGTTACAACCAGATCTCCATACAGGAGCATTCATTTTTTAGTCTTCACAGCATGCATTTTAGTAAAAAATCTCAGCTACAGTCCCATGGTTTTCTATGCAACAGGCACAGATCTAGCCTATTTATTTCTCCATTCACATGTATTTTCATTGAAATTTCTAGTTACACGTATTAAGGTAAATACACTCATATAAAGCTGTTATGAAAGGTTCTTATCTGTGATGCCATAGAAAAACCATGTTTGGTTATCCACAAAAtccttaattaaaaaaaatctttattaaaCCTCTATGAACCTTTATTTTAAGTGTACATCCTTTAAGAGGTCTTTACGCACGGCTTTTCTGCGCTCATCCACACTTCAGTCTTTATCTGATAGGCAAGCCAGAGAGATGAAAAATACACGGACAGAGAGTGTGTCCGTCGGACACCATTATCACCAAAAGACGCGCACACGTTCGAGTCCATGGAAACTTCACGGCGCACTTCAGTGCGCGCATAATAGTCCGTGACTGCGCGCCCGATGTGTAAACGAGCAAACGATTACAAACCTgatctttattatttattgcaGAAAGCGAAAAATACGTTTGGACTTAAATAAATGACTCACCAATGTCCAGTCAGTGCGTTCACCTCGCCGTGTCCAACGATGCGCTCTTCACACCAGGATACATAACGAGCGGTGCTGTTACAATAGACTTATACCTATAGATTGAACTAGAAAAACAACTACACATTTGTTAAAACTGATGGTTTTGCCCTGGAGGAAAAGTGCCGAGGTTCAGATGAAGTGCAGCAAATGCGTCTCTGACGCGCACGACGGAATTGCACTCATACACAATGTAGATGGACTGAAGCCAAACCCACAAGCTGAGTGACTTCAACGAGAGGGAGACAGAGATGAATGAAGATGCTTATGATGATTtatctttgttttttaatgaaaatgaaTCATGACATCCCCAACAACGCACACACATAGCGCACTCGTTATTTATTTAGTAAGGCAGCGCGCATTTATTTTCACCACTTTaactattttaatttaatggattttaaCTGCCAGGCAAAATTTTAAATGCAATAAGAGCTCTAGGGTGAACAAGTGAACATAATATAAAACAAACGTGGAAACAGATGAGGAGCAATTGCGTACACTGAAAAGCAATTGGGATTTTTTTCTAAACTTAACTCGTTTTGTGAGATACATTTAAAGGCGTCATGAAATCTaaattgatttttattttagtcaaatTTGTTCGGCTTAAGTGTATCTCAGATTGATAAAATTCACCTTTAGAAGATAAGCATTCAAAACTTACAGTACAGTCTCTCACTTCCCTAACAGATCAATGATTTTTATGGCCTCATTCTGGGTTGCAGCCCCCCACCcttgacttgtaaatccaagttgattgtACTTGGGTCCTTAACACAACTGgcaaaaaacaaaatcaaagtTGCCAGAAttgcatttttgatttttttaaatattattttggcACAATAAATGCACATACTTGTTAAAAAATTACCCAACATTTATTGATTTTCAATATATTCACTATCTTCATTTGCTTTGTTTTTGAACTTGAAAATCGTTGATACACAGACGTTAAATAACTTTAGGTTTGCAACCAGGGTCCACCTTTCCCATTTACCTTTCATTTTCCTTTAGGGATACATTCTGGTTGGGTAGCGACAGTGTTTATGTGTACAGAAATGTTGCTCCAGGGTCGACAAACTATGTAACCCAGAAACATTTCTCACCAGGCAAAAACATGGCAAGTAAATGGAAAAAAGCTGTGATATGCAGTTAAAAAAACCATGAAGTTAAATGTAAAACTGTGTTTACTGCTAAATTAAGTCTGTCCATCACTGTGAATGAACTAATTATGCAGAATACAGCCAACTACTGATCCATAAGTATCCTGTCAGGTGAAGtcttattaatttttttcccaAACGCCCTTTTGTAAACTGCTTTCATAGCAATAAATAATCTTTATTACTGTTTATCACCAAACAGACCAGCCATAATATCTATACAAATGACTTTtaatttaaagtttgttttgtttcataAGCATGCTAGTAGTATGCACTTGGCATATACttgcatgtgtttgtatttCTTTAATATACTTATGCTATAAGGGTCATAGTTGGCCAAAGGCACAGTGCTTGGTGTGATGTATGTGCGTTTGATTAGTCATGTGGTTTTAGACTGTGATATATTATGCGAGTTTAATGAGATCAGCTCAGCTTTTTGCCCACACAGTGAACTGTCTTGAAAACCTAACTCTGTAATTCATCCATATGACAACACAGAAATTGAACCTTTTTTGTTCACATTGAACTAAATGTATAGCACTTTTTCTGTGTTCACACTTTATCTATGCATAAGTAATGCAACAAAATAAATTCCTTAATAAGACGTCTACATAGATCATAGtaagaaaaatactatggaagtcagtgagGTCTCTGATTggtttcctcaaaatatcttagtgttttccatttttgggtcaactatccctttaaggtacagttatgtacccaaaaaggtacaacaatgtattatgttttgtatacctgtaaaggtacaaaacgcagtggcggccggtgacttctttttttgagggcgctcgatgcgaagttcgtcacaacatgtatgtagcccgtcttgtgtgtggtttgtaatttcaaaatatgtgttcggcacaTCGAGTGAACCTgcgtgcatcacgtgtcttgtcaaaataagtgcctgctgcagatgcgtctaaagggtttatgataaaagagacgccggcgtttgccagatactcgtataATCTCATGCCTAATCAgagtcttgcgtgtattttgtgaccGTGAGCGTCTCTtgtatcataaacggttttgatgcgtgtgcagcaagcaattattttgacaaaacacgacgtgatgcacatggttcacatgacgcaacaaacatgactctccgaacacatattttgaatttgcgcccctcggataagcagtcacgagccgctaCTGACAATACGGCTGTAGCACCCCAACTTTTAAGAAAAGTTATAGTTTTATGATGGATAAGGATTTTTCAACAGGATATACAAAGCACACTGTCAGaatactaatatgtacctctgaggaactaatatgaactcttttggTGCAAGggtatactttttaaaaaaggactGGATcggtgacagctagggaccattttcttcacagtgcattttatacacAAAGCCAAGAAAAGTTTCTAGTTTTAAGTTTTTATTGAAACCCACCATATCAATCCCACTTTCTCTTTATTATATCAGGCCAATGATTATTTCAGACTAGAGAGCTGGTTGAGAATCAGTTTAATCATTTTTGCAATTTGTTCTAATGACTCTATAGGGGCGCTACAAATGCACGCTTCAGCTTTAAGGAAGCTCATCTCTCATCTTTCTACGAGATAAGGTGTATTTCAGCATATTTATGTCACAGTCCACCATGCTTTATCGACCTTACTCTCTAAGTTGTTTACTCTTAGCATGAGTTCATAAAACTGCCTGGAGTTCAGGTAGAGATGAAGAAGGGTAACACAAACATGCAACTATATTTGGGAGGAATACGCTGCATATCTTCCACAAGTGTATATTGCGGCCATCAATCAGTGAACATTATGCGGTATGCTTGCGCAGCACACAAAGCTTTTGCCAAGTCCACCATCATGATATATCCCTTGTGAAATCCTGAAGTATTCCTGCCAAGCAAGAACCACAAATTGTGCACGATGTCAGGCGAGACAGAAACGCAATTTACATACAAACATTTCAAGTCGGAATACGAACAAATTGCCATGTTGTTTGAAATTAAGCATACCCATTTCAACGTAATAGCTGTTATGTTGTAATGGCTAAAACGGAAAGGGTCAGCGGCCCTGTTTTTATGGGTTGGTTTTGaataattacatgtttttcattCACGACGCCCCTTCAGCTCTTTTCATTCAAAAGCCACAGACTGGAGAAGTGATTTTAATGGCTTCTGACGTGACCGTGGGTGTGTGGATATTTGGTTGCAGGTGAGTTCAAGCATGTGTGAGCACTGACACATCTGAAGTGACCTGCCAACACAGGCACACACAGCAGAAAGGTTTGTTTCACTGTATTAGATAAAACATCTGACAGACTAACATTGTTTTCATACTAGGCTATCCTTTAATCTCAACTGGTAGCACAACCaaacaaaaagacaaaatactaaaaGATTATAAAGGATTTTTGGCTTATATAAgagtctgctaaatgaataaatgtaaaatgcaaatgtaacaAAGGGTTGGgtatataaacaaacatacaaattttgTTGTACCTCCAAGttttaccgtgggttcacaccagccgcgtttgagatgtcaaatttgcgtctaccgcgtctagtttgccacttgaacattttgaattgacttgcttcattcgcgcttgaaagccgcgcgtgaaattctagtaactactagagcaagctcctgattggttaacgcggcttGTTTTTGCtgcaaagttcaaatttttcaactcgcgcgtttgctGCGGCAATGCTTAATTTGTgcaatgctgcgttcacaccagccgcggtaaagGCATCAAGCGCGGGATAttgtaatgttaagtcaatgtgaagacgcgttgggcgcgtctggaggtcttgcggcgcgaatgaggcttCTAGCgcagcgcggtagacgcgattctgcttcattcgcgccgcaagacctccagacgcgcccaacgcgtcttcacattgacttaacattacaaTATCCCACGCTTGATGCctttaccgcggctggtgtgaacgcagcattacactcttaaaataaagatgctttaaagggatagttcggccaaaaacgatattaaacccatgatttactcaccccaaagctgtccgagttgcatatgtccatcgtttttcagacgaacacattttcggatattttagaaaatattttagatctttctgttcattaaatgttatgttacggggtccagcaatagtccacgaccttcaagtccaaaaaagtgcgtccatccttcacaaattaaatccaaacagctccagggtgataaacaaaggtcttctgtgggtaatccgtgcggtgttgttgtagaaatatccatatttaaaatgttattaacgttataaactaccttccggtagcgccgccatcttagactcaggagagagtatgagcgtagtgtacgcacttttcttagtgacgtatgacaaatttggagggcgggggcacagagcagcagcagagaaactctgtacgttgcgtaagctctcatcctgaatgcgcatcactccaaaatggcggcgctaccggaaggtagtttataacgttaataacattttaaatatggatatttctacaacaacaccgcacggattacccacagaagacctttgtttatcatcctggagccgtttggatttaatttgtgaaggatggatgcacttttttggacttgaaggtcgtggactattgctggaccccgtaacattacatttaatgaacagaaagatctaaaatattttc
This region includes:
- the npy2rl gene encoding neuropeptide Y receptor Y2, like; its protein translation is MDSLSLINGSAGSKDPTIGEDSSDVTLNHPLLELGDSTKLLGVQVVLILAYCTIILLGVVGNSLVIYVIYKFKTLRTVTNFFIANLAVADLLVNTLCLPFTLAYTLLGEWKFGQVLCFTLPYAQGLAVHVSTITLNVIALDRHKCIIHHLDTRMSKDTCFLVIAFTWVISAVLASPLAIFREYGIVELSPDESIEVCTEKWPGSSTDGTLYSISMLLLQYVLPLAVICFAYIRIWSKLRNHVGPAGRNDRHQHRRKTTKMLVMMVVVFAFSWLPFHAFQLATDIDSNVLIMKDFRLLYTVFHIVAMCSTFANPLLYGWMNRNYRSAFVAVFRCQKRLDSLHAEAQGATVVRKKSEKALEAQDMVTPRLNATDV